The nucleotide window GGCGCGCGGTGAGCGCGCGCAGGAAGGTCTCCGACGCCACGTCCTGCGCCTCGGCCGTGTTGCGCAGGCGCGCCTGCAGGCGCGACAGCAGCCATGCGTGGTGCCCGGCGTAGAGCTGCTGGGCGCGGTGCAGAGGGTCGATGGGCGGGTGCGGCACGGACATGGCGCCATTCTAAATGTCGAATAAGAATGGTTTTCATTATGTGTCTTGAGGCCATTGCAGGCGGGGCGCGCGCGGCCGGGCTACGATCGGGCGCATCGACAGCCACCGCGAAGCGCGCCGCCATGACCACCGAAGCCCTGCTGGCCTATGCCCATTTCCTCGCCATTCTCATGACCGCCACCTTCCTCGCCAGCGAGGCCGCGCTGTGCCGCCGCGAGTGGATGAACGCCGCCGTGGTCGAGCGGCTGGTGCGGCTGGACCTGCTCTACGGCATCAGCGCGCTGGCGCTGCTGGCCACGGGCCTGGCGCGTACCTGGTGGGGCATGAAGGGCGCGGGCTGGTACTGGTCGCAGCCGCTGCTGCACGCCAAGGTCACGCTGTTCGTGGTGATCGGGCTGATGTCGCTCGGGCCGACCATGCGCTTCCTGCGCTGGCGCCGCCAGCTGCGCGCCACGGGCGCGCTGCCCGCCGAGGCCGAGGTGCGCGGCGCGCGCCGCCTGGTGATGATCGAGGCGCACCTGATGGTGCTGATTCCGCTGCTCGGGGCGTTCCTGGCGCGCGGCGTGGGTACGCGCTGAAATTTCAAGCCAGACAGGCCTCCAGCCCTTTCCCAGAAAGCGCTGGCAGCTATGGTTTTTGAGATGCGTTGGCCGGAAACGGCAAACCCCGCGCGCGGTGGGGTTTGGCGGGGTGGGGCTTGCGCGCCGGTGTCAGGCCGCGGGCTTGTTGCTCAGGCATTCCTTCATGAAGGCCTTGCGCTCGGCGCCCTTGAGGTCCTTGGTCTTGGCGTCGGCATTGCAGGTCTTCATCTTCTCCTGCTGCTTGGCCTGCTTGCTGGCGCTCAGGCACTGCTTCATGAAGGCCTTGCGCTCGTCGCCCTTCTTGTCGCCGGCCTCGGCGTTGCACGTGGCCATCCTGGTCTGCTGGGCGGTCTTGGGCTTGGCGGCCTCCTCGGCTGCGTGGGCGGTGGCAAAAGAGAGGGCCAGGCCGGTGGCGGCGATCACGGTAAGCAGCTTGTTCATGGAAATGCGCTCCTGCGAAAGAGGAAGAGGGATGTGTGAAAGCCCGCGTGCGGGCCATTCAGCATAACGCCACAGCCCCCGCGGCGGATGACGCCCGCCCCGTAGAATCGCCC belongs to Acidovorax sp. YS12 and includes:
- a CDS encoding DUF2214 family protein — its product is MTTEALLAYAHFLAILMTATFLASEAALCRREWMNAAVVERLVRLDLLYGISALALLATGLARTWWGMKGAGWYWSQPLLHAKVTLFVVIGLMSLGPTMRFLRWRRQLRATGALPAEAEVRGARRLVMIEAHLMVLIPLLGAFLARGVGTR
- a CDS encoding phosphate starvation-inducible protein PsiF, which gives rise to MNKLLTVIAATGLALSFATAHAAEEAAKPKTAQQTRMATCNAEAGDKKGDERKAFMKQCLSASKQAKQQEKMKTCNADAKTKDLKGAERKAFMKECLSNKPAA